In a single window of the Primulina huaijiensis isolate GDHJ02 unplaced genomic scaffold, ASM1229523v2 scaffold43279, whole genome shotgun sequence genome:
- the LOC140970018 gene encoding probable protein phosphatase 2C 72: MGICASVASSEIHDDPYGHEDSAYYKEVNSCKNGFQIGSTYSHAGSKGLNQDTAILYQGYGIEDGAFCGVFDGHGKNGHVVSKLVRNRLPSLLLNQRNAIAKITSSPINNAQNDPKAETYHKSEPTKNFFKWKEACLSAFKAMDKEIKILDSVDCSCSGTTAVVAVKQGEDIVIANLGDSRAVLGTKTEKGIVAIQLTTDFKPGVPSEAERIRKCNGRVLALKEEPHIQRVWLPHDDSPGLAMSRAFGDFVLKYHGIIAIPDISYRRLSPNDQFLVLASDGVWDVLSNEDVIAIVSAAHSEEAAAKSVVDATIAAWKHRFPNSKRDDCTVICLFLDKKNA; this comes from the exons ATGGGAATCTGTGCGTCTGTTGCATCTTCAGAAATACATGATGATCCTTATGGCCATGAAGATTCTGCATATTACAAAGAAGTTAACTCTTGTAAAAATGGATTCCAAATTGGTTCCACATATTCTCATGCAGGAAGCAAAGGGTTGAATCAAGATACTGCAATTCTTTACCAG GGCTATGGCATTGAAGATGGAGCATTTTGTGGAGTTTTTGATGGACATGGAAAAAATGGACACGTAGTAAGCAAGTTAGTGAGAAACAGGTTGCCTTCTCTGCTGCTAAACCAGAGAAATGCCATAGCAAAGATTACCTCATCTCCGATAAATAATGCACAAAATGATCCGAAAGCGGAAACTTACCATAAATCAGAACCAACCAAAAATTTCTTTAAATGGAAAGAGGCCTGTTTGAGTGCATTCAAAGCAATGGATAAGGAAATCAAGATCCTTGACAGTGTGGACTGTTCTTGCAGTGGAACTACTGCCGTTGTTGCTGTCAAACAG GGTGAAGATATAGTTATTGCGAATCTAGGCGATTCGAGGGCTGTTTTGGGAACGAAGACCGAGAAAGGGATTGTGGCGATTCAGTTAACTACTGATTTCAAGCCCGGAGTACCCT CCGAAGCTGAGCGAATCAGGAAATGCAATGGCAGGGTACTTGCGCTGAAAGAAGAACCACATATTCAGAGAGTATGGCTTCCTCATGACGACTCTCCAGGCCTTGCCATGTCGCGAGCTTTCGGAGACTTTGTGCTCAAGTACCATGGCATAATTGCAATCCCTGATATCTCCTATCGCCGTTTATCTCCAAACGATCAGTTTCTTGTTCTGGCCAGTGATGGG GTGTGGGACGTATTAAGTAATGAAGATGTTATTGCAATAGTTTCTGCTGCACATAGTGAAGAGGCAGCAGCAAAGTCAGTGGTGGATGCAACAATTGCTGCATGGAAACATAGGTTTCCGAATTCGAAGAGAGATGACTGCACTGTTATTTGCCTCTTCCTGGATAAGAAGAACGCATAA
- the LOC140970009 gene encoding vacuolar-processing enzyme-like: MTIPSACELFLLLLSVVAIAGARDDFLKLPSEARVFFDGGSQKVKGGADDDSVGIRWAVLLAGSSGYWNYRHQADICHAYQILKKGGLKDENIVVFMYDDIAFNEENPRPGVIINSPHGEDVYKGVPKDYVGDDVTGDNFFAVLLGDKTAVKGGSGKVVDSGPNDHIFVFYSDHGGPGVLGMPTFPYLYADNLINVLKKKHASGTYRSLVFYLEACESGSIFEGLLPEGLNIYATTASNAEENSWGTYCPGEYPYPPPEYDTCLGDLYSVSWMEDCDIHNLRTETLRQQYQLVKSRTANDNSYDGSHVMQYGDLKLSVDNLYTYLGTNPANDNLSFVDENSLRPSSKAVDQRDADLLHFWHKYRKAPVDSARKVSAQKQLVEAMGHRTHIDHSIELVGKLLFGIDKGPQVLKTLRPAGQPLVDDWDCLRSMVRSFETHCGSLSQYGMKHMRAIANICNTGVKIEQMADASAQACASFPSNSWSSLHRGFSA; the protein is encoded by the exons ATGACGATTCCCTCCGCCTGTGAGCTATTCCTCCTTTTACTCTCCGTGGTAGCTATCGCCGGTGCCCGGGATGACTTTCTCAAGCTTCCTTCCGAAGCACGCGTATTCTTCGACGGTGGATCGCAGAAGGTAAAAGGCGGGGCTGATGACGATTCCGTGGGGATCAGGTGGGCCGTCTTGTTGGCCGGATCCTCTGGTTACTGGAATTACCGCCATCAG GCCGATATATGCCATGCATATCAAATCCTAAAGAAAGGTGGTCTCAAGGATGAAAATATTGTGGTTTTCATGTATGATGACATTGCTTTCAATGAAGAGAACCCAAGGCCAGGGGTCATCATTAACAGTCCTCATGGTGAGGATGTCTATAAGGGAGTTCCAAAG GATTATGTTGGAGATGACGTTACTGGTGACAACTTTTTTGCCGTGCTTCTTGGGGACAAAACTGCTGTCAAAGGAGGTAGCGGGAAGGTTGTCGACAGTGGTCCAAATGATCACATATTCGTATTCTATTCTGATCATGGTGGTCCTGGGGTGCTTG GGATGCCTACATTTCCTTACCTTTATGCGGATAATCTGATCAACGTTTTGAAGAAGAAACATGCCTCTGGAACATATAGGAGCTTG GTATTTTACCTTGAGGCTTGTGAATCTGGAAGTATATTTGAGGGTCTTCTACCTGAAGGCTTGAATATTTATGCAACCACTGCATCAAATGCGGAAGAGAATAGCTGGGGAACATATTGCCCTGGAGAATATCCCTATCCTCCCCCAGAATACGATACTTGCTTGGGTGACCTGTATAGTGTTTCCTGGATGGAGGACTG CGATATCCACAACCTTCGGACTGAAACCTTGAGGCAACAATATCAACTG GTTAAGAGTCGAACTGCTAACGACAATTCTTACGATGGCTCCCATGTGATGCAATATGGTGATCTGAAGCTAAGTGTGGATAATCTTTACACATACTTGGGTACAAATCCTGCGAATGATAACTTATCTTTTGTTGATGAAAATTCTCTTCGGCCATCTTCAAAAGCTGTCGATCAGCGAGATGCTGATCTTCTACATTTTTGGCATAAG TATCGGAAAGCCCCTGTAGACTCCGCTCGTAAAGTGTCAGCTCAAAAACAGTTGGTTGAAGCTATGGGACACCGGACTCATATTGACCACAGTATCGAACTTGTTGGAAAACTTCTGTTTGGAATTGACAAGGGTCCTCAAGTGTTGAAGACACTTCGACCTGCTGGGCAGCCTCTTGTTGATGACTGGGATTGCCTCAGATCCATG GTTAGAAGTTTTGAGACTCACTGTGGATCGCTGTCTCAGTATGGGATGAAACACATGCGCGCGATTGCCAACATCTGCAATACTGGTGTGAAAATAGAGCAGATGGCCGATGCCTCAGCTCAAGCCTGCGCCAGTTTTCCTTCCAATTCATGGAGTTCTCTCCATAGGGGCTTTAGTGCTTGA